Proteins encoded together in one Etheostoma cragini isolate CJK2018 chromosome 11, CSU_Ecrag_1.0, whole genome shotgun sequence window:
- the tbl1x gene encoding F-box-like/WD repeat-containing protein TBL1X, with translation MSITSDEVNFLVYRYLQESGFSHSAFTFGIESHISQSNINGTLVPPAALISILQKGLQYVEAEISINEDGTVFDGRPIESLSLIDAVMPDVVQTRQQAFRDKLAQQQAAGAMAASTSGNQSNAPKNGEATVNGEENGTHNMNNHSEPMEMDVDVAIPASKATVLRGHESEVFICAWNPVSDLLASGSGDSTARIWNLNENNNSNSTQLVLRHCIREGGQDVPSNKDVTSLDWNSDGTLLATGSYDGFARIWTKDGNLASTLGQHKGPIFALKWNKKGNSILSAGVDKTTIIWDAHTGEAKQQFPFHSAPALDVDWQNNTTFASCSTDMCIHVCRLGSDRPLKTFQGHTNEVNAIKWDPSGLLLASCSDDMTLKIWSMKQESCVHDLQAHSKEIYTIKWSPTGPGTSNPNSNIMLASASFDSTVRLWDVERGVCIHTLTKHQEPVYSVAFSPDGKHLASGSFDKCVHIWNTMTGALVHSYRGTGGIFEVCWNSTGDKVGASASDGSVCVLDLRK, from the exons ATGAGTATTACCAGTGACGAAGTGAACTTCTTGGTCTACAGATACCTCCAAGAATCAG gtttCTCCCACTCAGCATTCACCTTTGGCATTGAGAGCCACATCAGCCAGTCGAACATCAACGGAACACTAGTGCCCCCTGCAGCTCTCATCTCCATCCTGCAGAAAGGGCTTCAGTATGTGGAGGCAGAAATCAGCATCAATGAG GATGGTACAGTCTTCGATGGCCGGCCAATCGAGTCCCTGTCGCTCATTGACGCGGTGATGCCAGACGTGGTGCAGACGCGGCAGCAGGCCTTTCGCGACAAGTTGGCCCAGCAGCAGGCGGCCGGTGCCATGGCAGCTTCAACCTCTGGAAACCAGTCCAACGCACCAAAGAATGGAGAAGCCACTGTCAATGGGGAGGAAAATGGCACTCACAACATGA ATAACCACAGTGAGCCCATGGAGATGGATGTAGATGTGGCGATACCAGCCAGTAAAGCCACAGTGCTCCGAGGCCACGAGTCTGAAGTGTTCATCTGTGCCTGGAACCCTGTCAGCGATCTGCTGGCCTCAGG CTCGGGGGATTCCACCGCCAGGATCTGGAACCTGAACGAGAATAACAACTCCAACTCCACCCAGCTGGTGCTGCGCCACTGTATCCGAGAAGGGGGCCAGGATGTCCCCAGCAACAAAGACGTCACCTCACTAGACTGGAAT AGCGATGGCACTCTATTGGCAACGGGCTCGTATGATGGATTTGCCAGGATATGGACAAAGGATG GAAATCTGGCAAGCACCTTGGGACAGCACAAAGGGCCCATATTTGCACTCAAGTGGAACAAGAAGGGGAACTCTATTCTCAGTGCTGGTGTAGATAAG ACGACAATCATTTGGGACGCACACACAGGAGAAGCCAAGCAACAGTTCCCTTTTCACTCAG CCCCAGCACTGGACGTCGACTGGCAGAACAACACCACCTTTGCCTCCTGCAGCACAGACATGTGCATCCACGTCTGTCGACTCGGCAGCGACCGGCCCCTCAAGACCTTCCAGGGCCACACG AATGAAGTTAACGCCATTAAGTGGGATCCATCAGGTTTGCTTCTCGCCTCCTGCTCAGATGACATGACCTTAAAG ATATGGAGTATGAAGCAGGAGTCCTGTGTCCATGACCTCCAGGCTCATAGTAAAGAGATCTACACTATCAAATGGAGCCCCACAGGTCCCGGAACCAGCAACCCCAACTCCAACATCATGCTCGCAAG CGCCTCTTTCGACTCTACTGTACGTCTGTGGGATGTTGAGCGGGGAGTTTGTATTCACACGCTGACCAAGCACCAGGAACCTGTCTACAGCGTGGCCTTCAGCCCCGATGGCAAGCACCTGGCTAGTGGCTCCTTCGATAAGTGTGTCCACATTTGGAACACCATG ACCGGAGCATTGGTGCACAGCTACAGGGGTACTGGTGGTATTTTCGAGGTGTGCTGGAACAGCACTGGGGACAAAGTTGGTGCCAGCGCTTCAGACGGCTCG GTATGTGTTCTTGATCTCCGAAAATAG